The following are from one region of the Capsicum annuum cultivar UCD-10X-F1 chromosome 1, UCD10Xv1.1, whole genome shotgun sequence genome:
- the LOC107871917 gene encoding mitochondrial import inner membrane translocase subunit PAM16 like 2 isoform X2, with translation MAARILANLIVMGSTILARAVVQAYRQALTNASKNGVAQEAVQNIKRASKTMTEAEARQILGVTENSSWEEIVQKYDNLFERNAQNGSFYLQSKVHRAKECLEAVHKPKEPETK, from the exons ATG GCTGCAAGAATCCTTGCTAATTTAATTGTAATGGGCTCTACTATATTGGCAAGGGCTGTTGTTCAAGCATATCGTCAGGCATTGACCA ATGCCTCGAAAAATGGTGTTGCTCAAGAAGCAGTGCAGAATATTAAAAGAGCTAGTAAAACCATGACGGAAGCAGAGGCAAGACAGATTCTTGGTGTCACTGAGAATTCATCATGGGAAGAAATTGTGCAG AAGTATGACAACTTGTTCGAGCGAAATGCTCAAAATGGGAGTTTTTACCTTCAGTCAAAGGTACATAGAGCTAAAGAGTGTTTGGAAGCAGTTCACAAACCTAAAGAACcagaaacaaaataa
- the LOC107871917 gene encoding mitochondrial import inner membrane translocase subunit PAM16 like 1 isoform X1, with product MTMFHKNTFQAARILANLIVMGSTILARAVVQAYRQALTNASKNGVAQEAVQNIKRASKTMTEAEARQILGVTENSSWEEIVQKYDNLFERNAQNGSFYLQSKVHRAKECLEAVHKPKEPETK from the exons ATGACAATGTTTCACAAGAATACATTTCAG GCTGCAAGAATCCTTGCTAATTTAATTGTAATGGGCTCTACTATATTGGCAAGGGCTGTTGTTCAAGCATATCGTCAGGCATTGACCA ATGCCTCGAAAAATGGTGTTGCTCAAGAAGCAGTGCAGAATATTAAAAGAGCTAGTAAAACCATGACGGAAGCAGAGGCAAGACAGATTCTTGGTGTCACTGAGAATTCATCATGGGAAGAAATTGTGCAG AAGTATGACAACTTGTTCGAGCGAAATGCTCAAAATGGGAGTTTTTACCTTCAGTCAAAGGTACATAGAGCTAAAGAGTGTTTGGAAGCAGTTCACAAACCTAAAGAACcagaaacaaaataa